A part of Drosophila ananassae strain 14024-0371.13 chromosome 2R, ASM1763931v2, whole genome shotgun sequence genomic DNA contains:
- the LOC6503268 gene encoding double-strand-break repair protein rad21-like protein 1: MFYEHIILAKKGPLARVWLAAHWDKKITKAHVFETNIEKSVEGILQPKVKLALRTSGHLLLGVVRIYSRKAKYLLADCNEAFVKIKMAFRPGMVDLPEGHREANVNAITLPEVFHDFDTALPELNDIDIEAQFSINQSRADEITMREDYGSLSLSLQDDGFGDIGFESETPEVIRGSLTSNISEKLFDSEVLANIESLDPQPTEDPTDLSDHRLDGDGFGDSFGQPELFEDDLFGELPQPPDHGIKETTEPHGDNSDDEVVDNFNNIPSPATSPAPSIINDKEENIASDNADVSINVPLNETVQNEDEGFPLAPIDATIYKGVTRAKRKRKLIIDEVKNISGEEMKAQLADTSDILTTLDLAPPTKRLMYWKETGGVEKLFSLPSRSIPARSLVNNYNRQLFSHSTVLEDFTCVAPIEILALEFCAQENETSLIIFNKKGRKRKNDFTTHLTSDHVADTLIQSWEAPEAVREHQKSLGISVLSLDIATKDHESISCQNDTNIFDNIRSPELLPFNDMEQFSSITEIPLTPRNSNHDIDDFNQGDSTPAGLDHGQVTPQHTSFCELDNISHPPSDQINSILKESLDRPLMVENVFDKNTNITPKDWHNYEVSNSVVQNPNEEQMENETDEQFEERVLNKRAAQLFIDVKAHLTAKDNMTLSQLTLGNSRKQAAQKFYSLLVLKKFKVLQIIQSSPYADIGIMRGPTFENPKI; this comes from the exons atgttttatgAACATATTATATTGGCTAAGAAAGGTCCTTTGGCCAGGGTCTGGTTAGCTGCGCATTGggataaaaaaataacaaaagcccATGTGTTTGAAACTAACATAGAGAAATCAGTTGAAGGCATTTTGCAGCCGAAAGTAAAATTGGCGCTAAGGACATCTGGCCACTTACTGCTGGGTGTTGTACGAATTTATTCAAGAAAGGCGAAATACTTGTTGGCTGATTGCAATGAAGCATTTGTCAAAATTAAG ATGGCATTCCGCCCAGGGATGGTTGACCTACCTGAAGGGCATAGGGAAGCGAATGTTAACGCCATAACACTTCCAGAAGTTTTTCATGATTTTGATACAGCGTTGCCTGAATTAAATGATATTGATATTGAAGCTCAATTCTCTATTAATCAGTCCAGAGCTGACGAAATAACAATGAGAGAAGATTACGGCAGCTTGTCACTTTCCTTGCAAGACGACGGATTTGGTGATATAGGATTTGAATCGGAGACTCCGGAAGTGATTCGAGGTTCTTTGACTTCAAATATCAGT GAAAAGCTTTTTGATTCCGAAGTTTTAGCAAATATAGAGTCATTGGATCCGCAACCAACCGAAGACCCAACAGATTTATCCGACCATCGATTAGATGGTGATGGCTTTGGAGATTCATTCGGAC agcCGGAACTTTTTGAAGACGATTTATTTGGAGAACTGCCACAACCACCTGATCACGGAATAAAAGAAACCACTGAACCTCATGGCGATAATTCTGACGATGAAGTTGTTGATAATTTTAATAACATTCCTTCCCCTGCAACATCTCCGGCTCCTTCTATAATTAATGATAAAGAAG aaaatattgctAGTGACAATGCCGATGTTTCTATTAATGTGCCATTGAATGAAACTGTTCAGAATGAGGATGAAGGATTCCCATTAGCACCCATTGACGCAACTATTTATAAAGGCGTTACAAGAGCTAAACGTAAAAGAAAACTTATTATTGAtgaagtaaaaaatatttctggaGAAGAAATGAAAGCTCAATTGGCTGATACATCTGATATTTTAACAACTCTTGATCTGGCTCCACCCACAAAAAG acTAATGTATTGGAAAGAAACTGGAGGTGTCGAAAAGCTATTTTCCCTACCATCAAGGTCCATACCAGCTAGATCACTAGTTAATAATTACAATAGGCAATTGTTTTCCCATTCGACTGTATTGGAAGATTTCACATGTGTGGCGCCTATTGAAATCCTTGCATTAGAATTTTGTGCACAAGAAAACGAAACatcattaattatttttaataaaaagggACGAAAAAGAAAGAATGACTTTACTACGCATTTAACTTCTGACCATGTAGCAGATACTCTTATCCAAAGCTGGGAAGCACCTGAAGCCGTGAGAGAACATCAAAAATCATTGGGCATATCTGTATTATCATTGGATATAGCTACAAAAGACCATGAAAGTATTTCTTGCCAAAATGATACAAATATATTTGATAATATTCGTAGTCCTGAATTATTACCTTTTAACGATATGGAACAGTTTTCATCAATAACTGAAATTCCGTTAACTCCAAGAAATTCAAATCATGATATTGATGATTTTAATCAAGGAGACTCAACACCTGCCGGATTGGATCACGGTCAAGTTACTCCGCAGCATACCAGTTTTTGCGAACTTGATAATATTTCTCATCCACCATCCGACCAAATAAATTCTATATTGAAAGAATCTTTAGATAGGCCACTAATGGTTGAAAATGTATTtgataaaaatacaaacataACGCCGAAGGATTGGCATAATTATGAAGTATCAAATTCTGTTGTTCAG aatcCAAATGAAGAACAAATGGAAAATGAAACCGATGAACAGTTTGAGGAGCGAGTCTTAAATAAAAGAGCTGCTCAACTTTTTATAGATGTGAAAGCTCATTTAACGGCAAAGGATAATATGACTTTGTCGCAGCTAACATTAGGAAACTCAAGAAAGCAG GCTGctcaaaaattttattcccTTCTTGTCTTAAAGAAATTTAAGGTTCTTCAAATTATTCAATCGTCACCCTACGCCGATATTGGAATTATGCGTGGACCAACATTTGAAAAtcctaaaatataa